In the Aromatoleum bremense genome, one interval contains:
- the fmt gene encoding methionyl-tRNA formyltransferase, translating into MTAAAPRVAFAGTPEFAAAALEAILAAGFEVPLVLTQPDRPAGRGMKLSPSPVKQLALARGIAVDQPSSLRGEEQRATLAACAPDVLVVAAYGLILPRAVLDLPRLGCLNIHASLLPRWRGAAPIHRAIEAGDTETGITIMQMDEGLDTGPMLMKRAVPIGPADTTGTLHDRLAALGAQMIVEALRRLPSGELVATPQPAEGATYAGKIGKAEAVIDWQRDASSIARAVRAFNPFPGAVASLRQVPLKIWSAEPVAGHGEPGTVLAADADGVVVACGTQAVRLAQLQKPGSRRLAAGEFLRGFPVTAGERFDAAAR; encoded by the coding sequence GTGACGGCCGCAGCCCCGAGGGTCGCGTTCGCCGGCACGCCGGAGTTCGCCGCGGCGGCGCTGGAAGCGATTCTTGCCGCAGGCTTCGAAGTCCCGCTGGTGCTGACCCAGCCTGACCGGCCGGCCGGGCGTGGCATGAAGCTCAGCCCGAGTCCGGTCAAGCAGCTGGCGCTCGCCCGCGGCATCGCCGTGGACCAGCCTTCCAGCCTGCGCGGCGAAGAGCAGCGCGCGACGCTTGCCGCCTGCGCGCCCGACGTGCTGGTGGTGGCGGCGTACGGCCTGATCCTGCCGCGGGCGGTGCTCGACCTGCCGCGGCTCGGCTGCCTCAACATCCACGCATCGCTGCTGCCGCGCTGGCGCGGGGCCGCGCCGATCCACCGCGCGATCGAAGCCGGCGACACGGAGACCGGCATCACCATCATGCAGATGGACGAGGGGCTCGACACCGGGCCGATGCTGATGAAGCGCGCCGTGCCGATCGGTCCGGCGGACACCACCGGAACGTTGCACGACCGGCTGGCCGCGCTCGGCGCGCAGATGATCGTCGAAGCGCTGCGCCGCCTGCCGTCGGGCGAACTCGTCGCGACGCCGCAACCAGCCGAAGGCGCGACCTACGCGGGCAAGATCGGCAAGGCCGAGGCGGTGATCGACTGGCAGCGCGACGCGTCGTCCATCGCCCGTGCCGTGCGTGCGTTCAACCCGTTCCCGGGCGCGGTGGCGAGCCTGCGGCAGGTGCCGCTCAAGATCTGGTCCGCCGAACCCGTTGCCGGGCACGGGGAACCCGGCACCGTGCTCGCGGCGGATGCCGACGGTGTCGTGGTCGCGTGCGGGACGCAGGCCGTGCGCCTGGCGCAATTGCAGAAACCGGGCAGCCGGCGCCTGGCTGCCGGGGAATTTCTGCGCGGATTCCCGGTCACTGCAGGCGAGCGCTTCGACGCCGCGGCGCGCTGA
- the def gene encoding peptide deformylase, which translates to MALLPILRYPDPRLHKRAAPVAVVDDSIRQLVRDMAETMYEAPGVGLAATQVDVHKRVVVIDISEDRSVLRAFINPEILDKSGEQTCEEGCLSVPGVYEKVTRAERVKVRALDEHGEPFELEAEGLLAVCIQHEIDHLDGRVFVEYLSPLKLGRIKARLAKKARITA; encoded by the coding sequence ATGGCTCTACTTCCAATTCTCCGTTATCCAGATCCGCGGCTGCACAAGCGCGCCGCGCCGGTCGCCGTGGTCGACGATTCGATCCGCCAGCTCGTCAGGGACATGGCCGAAACAATGTACGAGGCGCCCGGCGTCGGTCTCGCGGCGACGCAGGTCGACGTGCACAAGCGGGTCGTCGTGATCGACATCAGCGAGGACAGGTCCGTGCTGCGTGCTTTCATCAATCCCGAAATCCTGGACAAGTCCGGCGAGCAGACGTGCGAGGAAGGCTGCCTTTCGGTGCCGGGCGTCTACGAGAAAGTGACGCGCGCCGAGCGGGTGAAAGTCCGGGCGCTCGACGAGCACGGCGAGCCGTTCGAGCTCGAGGCCGAAGGCCTGCTCGCGGTGTGCATCCAGCACGAGATCGACCACCTCGATGGCCGGGTTTTCGTCGAATATCTTTCGCCGCTCAAGCTCGGGCGGATCAAGGCGCGGCTGGCAAAGAAAGCGCGGATCACGGCGTGA
- a CDS encoding LysM peptidoglycan-binding domain-containing protein, with translation MIRIIFPLLFGIATLLSVPAVADQATLADDAPDSYTVVRGDTLWDISGRFLRQPWRWPEVWRLNRDQIRNPHLIYPGQIIVLDRSGPYLSIGRRIGAPLYEKRFPQIYSEEVDSAIPSIPMQIIEPFLTRPLVVDDAKLAGAGTVVATETSRVFMGAGDTVFATGVTEGSDVWQVFRPARPLVDPVTNELLGHEAMFLGTARVTEHGTPATLKLVSSVEEIGTGDRLVVSERPEIFSFMPHAPDAEIEGRLIGIYRGVIETGRHNVVTLNIGSRAGLERGHVLALHRERGSVVYKDDEGGKETFDLPQQRYGLAFVFRVFDRVAYALVMDSDGPVTVGDSVRKP, from the coding sequence ATGATCCGCATTATATTCCCTCTGCTGTTCGGCATTGCGACCCTTCTGAGCGTGCCCGCGGTCGCCGACCAGGCGACGCTCGCGGACGATGCCCCCGACAGCTACACGGTCGTCCGCGGCGATACGCTGTGGGACATTTCCGGCCGTTTCCTCAGGCAGCCGTGGCGCTGGCCCGAAGTGTGGCGCCTCAACCGCGACCAGATCCGCAACCCGCACCTGATCTATCCGGGACAGATCATCGTGCTCGACCGCAGCGGCCCCTACCTGTCGATCGGGCGGCGGATCGGCGCGCCGCTCTATGAAAAGCGTTTCCCGCAGATCTATTCGGAAGAGGTCGACAGCGCGATCCCGAGCATCCCGATGCAGATCATCGAGCCTTTCCTGACGCGGCCGCTCGTCGTCGACGACGCGAAACTTGCCGGCGCGGGCACCGTCGTCGCCACCGAAACCAGCCGCGTCTTCATGGGCGCTGGCGACACGGTGTTCGCCACGGGCGTGACGGAAGGCAGCGACGTGTGGCAGGTATTCCGGCCCGCCCGGCCGCTCGTCGATCCGGTGACGAACGAACTGCTCGGCCACGAGGCGATGTTCCTCGGCACCGCGCGCGTCACCGAGCACGGCACGCCGGCGACGCTGAAGCTGGTCTCGAGCGTCGAGGAGATCGGCACCGGCGACCGCCTCGTCGTCAGCGAGCGGCCCGAGATTTTCTCCTTCATGCCGCATGCGCCCGACGCGGAAATCGAAGGGCGGCTGATCGGCATCTACCGCGGCGTGATCGAGACCGGGCGCCATAACGTCGTCACCCTCAATATCGGCAGCCGCGCCGGGCTGGAACGCGGGCACGTCCTCGCGTTGCACCGCGAGCGCGGCAGCGTCGTGTACAAGGACGACGAAGGCGGCAAGGAAACTTTCGATCTGCCGCAGCAGCGTTATGGCCTGGCCTTCGTGTTCCGCGTGTTCGACCGCGTCGCCTATGCGCTGGTGATGGATTCGGACGGCCCGGTGACGGTCGGCGACAGCGTGCGCAAACCCTGA
- the dprA gene encoding DNA-processing protein DprA: MTPIEDELAGWLRLTLRPGVGAERQRALLAAFGLPEQIFAASRSAIASVVGAEVADLLRAPPDNEKVDAALAWAAEPGNRIVTLADPEYPRALLDIADPPVLLYVKGDPARLSGTSLAIVGARSATAPGISNAAAFAKSLAEAGLTIVSGLALGIDAAAHRGALAHPDGITVAVIGTGADRVYPARNQALARQIAERGVIVSEYPLGTPALPYNFPRRNRLIAGLARGVLVVEAAVGSGSLITARLATESGREVFAIPGSIHSPLARGCHRLIRDGAKLVETAADVLDELSWGLPASARAAEADAPARPVRSARTRETGPADPPFEPRTPPPAASAEEIRVLDTLGHDPLDIDTLAARSGLTLDALYAILLALELEGHVTRLPGGRFQRL, translated from the coding sequence GTGACGCCGATCGAGGACGAACTGGCCGGGTGGCTGCGGCTGACGCTGCGCCCCGGCGTCGGCGCCGAACGCCAGCGCGCGCTGCTGGCGGCGTTCGGACTGCCCGAGCAGATCTTCGCCGCCAGCCGCAGCGCCATCGCGTCCGTCGTCGGCGCCGAGGTCGCAGACCTGCTGCGCGCGCCGCCCGACAACGAGAAAGTCGACGCCGCGCTCGCGTGGGCCGCCGAACCCGGCAACCGCATCGTCACGCTCGCCGACCCGGAGTACCCGCGCGCGCTGCTCGATATCGCCGATCCGCCCGTCCTGCTGTATGTCAAGGGCGACCCGGCGCGGCTCTCCGGCACCTCGCTCGCGATCGTCGGCGCGCGCTCGGCGACCGCACCCGGCATCAGCAATGCCGCCGCGTTCGCGAAGAGCCTCGCCGAAGCCGGCCTCACGATCGTCAGCGGCCTCGCGCTGGGCATCGACGCCGCGGCGCACCGCGGCGCGCTGGCCCATCCGGACGGCATCACCGTCGCGGTGATCGGCACCGGTGCCGATCGCGTCTATCCGGCACGCAATCAGGCGCTCGCCCGGCAGATCGCCGAACGCGGCGTGATCGTCAGCGAATACCCGCTCGGCACGCCGGCGCTGCCGTACAACTTCCCGCGCCGCAACCGCCTCATCGCCGGCCTCGCGCGCGGCGTGCTGGTCGTCGAGGCCGCGGTCGGCAGCGGCTCCCTGATCACCGCGCGGCTGGCGACCGAGAGCGGCCGCGAAGTGTTCGCCATCCCAGGCTCGATCCATTCCCCGCTGGCACGCGGCTGCCACCGCCTGATCCGCGACGGCGCGAAGCTCGTCGAGACGGCCGCGGACGTGCTCGACGAGCTCAGCTGGGGCCTCCCGGCGAGCGCCCGTGCGGCCGAAGCGGACGCGCCGGCACGTCCGGTCCGCTCCGCGAGGACGCGCGAAACCGGGCCCGCCGATCCGCCGTTCGAGCCGCGAACGCCGCCTCCCGCGGCGTCCGCGGAGGAGATCCGGGTGCTCGACACGCTCGGCCACGATCCGCTGGATATCGATACCCTCGCAGCCCGTTCCGGCTTGACGCTCGATGCGCTGTACGCCATTCTGCTTGCGCTGGAGCTCGAAGGGCACGTGACCCGCTTGCCGGGAGGCCGGTTCCAGCGCCTTTGA
- a CDS encoding DUF494 family protein, with protein MFDILVYLFENYLHAAACPESEQLARKLSAAGFEEDEITEALDWLSGLRAIAVSPLARVPQPDSIRLYAAEEQAKLDASCRGFLAFLENAGALDPQTRELIIERTMALGGFNVNLHRFKVIVLMVLWQQEQPLDSLILDELLTDEAEELVPVLQ; from the coding sequence ATGTTCGACATCCTTGTCTACCTCTTCGAAAACTACCTCCACGCGGCAGCGTGCCCCGAATCCGAGCAGCTGGCGCGCAAGCTCTCCGCGGCGGGCTTCGAGGAGGACGAAATCACCGAAGCGCTCGACTGGCTTTCCGGTCTGCGCGCGATCGCCGTGTCGCCGCTGGCGAGGGTTCCGCAACCGGACTCGATCCGCCTCTACGCCGCGGAAGAACAGGCGAAGCTCGACGCCAGTTGCCGCGGCTTTCTCGCGTTCCTCGAAAACGCCGGCGCGCTCGATCCACAGACCCGCGAGCTGATCATCGAACGCACGATGGCGCTCGGCGGTTTCAACGTTAACCTGCACCGTTTCAAGGTCATCGTGCTGATGGTCCTGTGGCAGCAGGAGCAACCGCTCGACAGCCTGATCCTCGACGAACTGCTGACCGACGAAGCGGAAGAACTCGTCCCGGTCCTGCAGTAA
- a CDS encoding DNA topoisomerase III produces MSKQLIIAEKPSVAQDIARALGGFTKEKDYFESDEYVLSSAVGHLLELVVPEEYEVKRGKWTFAHLPVIPPRFALKPIEKTDDRLKLLTRLIKRKDVTGLINACDAGREGELIFSFIVQHAKTDKPVSRLWLQSMTAGAIRDGFAQLRSAQEVEGLRSAAVCRAESDWLIGINGTRAMTAFNSKTGGFHLTTVGRVQTPTLAIVVEREEKIRRFKPRDYWELEATFGCKAGRYAGRWFDEGFRKPEGDEHATAFRLWDRARADAIKAKCDGKPGIASEESKPSTQLSPLLFDLTSLQREANGRFGFSARVTLQIAQALYEKHKALTYPRTDARALPEDYVGTVKDVLHALPDDYAPFAGEIMKQGWVKPNKRIFNNAKISDHFAIIPTGTVPKSLSEAEQKIYDLVTRRFLAVFYPAAEYRITTRITRVENEAFKTEGKVLVNPGWLAVYGKEAAKADDEGGAQLVAVEQNERVATEDILVKALVTKPPARYNEATLLSAMEGAGKMVDDEELRAAMGERGLGTPATRAQIIEGLIAEQYLHREGRELIPSAKAFSLITLLKGLDVSALTSPELTGEWEHKLAQMERGQLSRPEFMREIAEMAREMVERAKRYESDTVPGDFATLSAPCPKCGGGVRENYKKFACQACDWSAWKIVAGRQFEIDEIETLLRERRVGPLTGFRSKMGRLFNAEIRLNDEQQPEFDFGQPKDDGEGAEPVDFSAQEPLGPCPKCGARVFEHGMAYVCEKSVGPEKSCDFRSGKIILQQPVEREQMVKLLADGRTDLLKGFVSTRTRRKFSAFLVRGGDGKVGFEFEAKTPKAGAAKGKGAAVADDEKSSALGTATTTAKPARAPARKRSSAA; encoded by the coding sequence ATGAGCAAGCAACTGATCATCGCGGAAAAACCCTCAGTCGCGCAGGACATCGCCCGCGCGCTCGGCGGTTTCACGAAGGAAAAGGACTACTTCGAGTCGGACGAGTACGTGCTTTCGTCCGCCGTCGGCCACCTTCTCGAGCTGGTCGTGCCCGAGGAATACGAAGTCAAGCGCGGCAAATGGACGTTCGCGCACCTGCCGGTGATCCCGCCGCGCTTCGCGCTGAAACCGATCGAGAAGACCGATGACCGGCTGAAGCTGCTGACCCGCCTGATCAAGCGCAAGGACGTCACCGGGCTCATCAACGCGTGCGACGCGGGACGCGAAGGCGAGCTGATCTTCAGCTTCATCGTGCAGCATGCGAAGACCGACAAGCCGGTATCGCGGCTGTGGCTGCAGTCGATGACCGCAGGCGCGATCCGCGACGGCTTTGCGCAGCTGCGTTCGGCGCAGGAAGTCGAAGGCCTGCGCTCGGCGGCGGTGTGCCGCGCCGAGAGCGACTGGCTGATCGGCATCAACGGCACGCGCGCGATGACTGCGTTCAACTCGAAGACCGGCGGCTTTCACCTGACCACCGTTGGCCGCGTGCAAACGCCGACGCTGGCGATCGTCGTCGAACGCGAAGAGAAGATCCGCCGCTTCAAGCCGCGCGACTACTGGGAGCTCGAAGCGACGTTCGGCTGCAAGGCCGGCCGCTATGCCGGGCGCTGGTTCGACGAAGGTTTCCGCAAACCCGAAGGCGACGAACACGCGACCGCCTTCCGGTTGTGGGACCGCGCACGCGCCGACGCCATCAAGGCGAAATGCGACGGCAAGCCGGGCATCGCCAGCGAGGAATCGAAGCCGTCGACGCAGCTGTCGCCGCTGCTGTTCGACCTCACGAGCCTGCAGCGCGAAGCCAACGGCCGCTTCGGCTTCTCGGCGCGCGTGACGCTGCAGATCGCGCAGGCGCTGTACGAAAAGCACAAGGCGCTGACCTATCCGCGAACCGATGCGCGCGCGTTGCCGGAGGACTACGTCGGCACCGTCAAGGACGTGCTGCACGCGCTGCCTGACGACTACGCGCCGTTCGCCGGCGAAATCATGAAGCAGGGCTGGGTCAAGCCGAACAAGCGCATCTTCAACAACGCGAAGATCTCGGACCACTTCGCGATCATTCCGACCGGCACCGTGCCGAAGAGCCTGTCGGAAGCCGAACAGAAGATCTACGATCTCGTCACGCGGCGCTTCCTCGCGGTGTTCTACCCGGCCGCGGAATACCGCATCACCACCCGCATCACGCGCGTCGAGAACGAAGCTTTCAAGACCGAAGGCAAAGTGCTCGTCAATCCCGGCTGGCTCGCGGTGTACGGCAAGGAAGCGGCGAAGGCCGACGACGAGGGCGGCGCACAGCTCGTCGCCGTCGAACAGAACGAACGCGTCGCCACCGAGGACATCCTCGTCAAGGCGCTCGTGACGAAGCCACCCGCACGCTACAACGAAGCGACGCTGCTGTCCGCGATGGAAGGCGCCGGCAAGATGGTCGACGACGAGGAACTGCGCGCAGCGATGGGCGAGCGCGGGCTCGGCACGCCGGCCACGCGCGCGCAGATCATCGAAGGGCTGATCGCCGAGCAGTACCTGCACCGCGAAGGCCGCGAACTGATCCCGAGCGCGAAGGCGTTTTCGCTGATCACGCTGCTGAAAGGCCTCGACGTGTCGGCGCTGACGTCGCCCGAACTCACCGGCGAATGGGAGCACAAGCTCGCGCAGATGGAGCGCGGCCAGCTGTCGCGGCCCGAATTCATGCGCGAGATCGCCGAAATGGCGCGCGAGATGGTCGAACGTGCGAAGCGCTACGAATCCGACACGGTGCCGGGCGACTTCGCCACACTGTCGGCGCCGTGCCCGAAATGCGGCGGCGGCGTCAGGGAGAACTACAAGAAGTTCGCGTGCCAGGCCTGCGACTGGAGCGCGTGGAAGATCGTCGCCGGCCGCCAATTCGAGATCGACGAGATCGAGACGCTGCTGCGCGAACGGCGCGTCGGACCGCTGACCGGCTTTCGCAGCAAGATGGGGCGGCTGTTCAACGCCGAGATCCGCCTCAACGACGAGCAGCAGCCCGAGTTCGATTTCGGCCAGCCGAAGGACGACGGCGAAGGCGCCGAACCGGTCGATTTTTCCGCGCAGGAGCCGCTCGGTCCATGCCCAAAGTGCGGCGCGCGCGTGTTCGAACACGGCATGGCGTATGTCTGCGAGAAATCCGTCGGACCGGAAAAATCATGCGATTTCCGTTCCGGCAAGATCATCCTGCAGCAGCCGGTCGAGCGCGAGCAGATGGTGAAACTGCTCGCGGACGGACGCACGGACCTGCTCAAGGGTTTCGTCTCGACGCGCACGCGGCGCAAGTTCTCGGCTTTCCTCGTGCGCGGCGGCGACGGCAAGGTCGGGTTCGAATTCGAAGCGAAAACGCCGAAGGCGGGCGCCGCAAAAGGCAAGGGGGCAGCGGTCGCGGACGACGAAAAATCATCGGCCCTCGGCACGGCGACGACAACGGCGAAACCCGCGCGCGCGCCGGCCCGCAAGCGCAGCAGCGCCGCTTAA
- a CDS encoding FAD-dependent oxidoreductase, with the protein MNAPLVIVGTGAAGYALLRALRQIDGDRPLVLITRDDGAAYEKFRLARALGTCTRARDLVLATVEQMAHRYAATIFAHRHILRIDRLRHELVMREGRYGYGQLVLATGAAPLRQPGLRGTAASQALTLGSLADYAYLRSELAGRSRVVVLGGSLAGCELADNLARSGCHVTLLEPANQLLAETLPTLSAERVAQALQAAGVQVMTEDGIQRIDQGPDELELTTLAGVRFSTDLMVLARGAAPRTELARDAGLAVARGIVVDHALSTADPDIFALGECAEMDGRLFRLAEDIEAGAQVLAEVLCGRKRRMRWQARLRRLQMESCPVIVCEPPPLAGEWHEAATQRGVRAVFRDRRGALRGFALLGDQVAAAERLLGELGR; encoded by the coding sequence ATGAACGCGCCGCTCGTCATCGTCGGCACCGGGGCTGCCGGGTACGCGCTGCTGCGCGCGCTGCGGCAGATCGATGGCGACCGGCCGCTGGTGCTGATCACGCGGGACGACGGTGCGGCCTACGAAAAATTCCGGCTTGCGCGCGCGCTCGGCACCTGCACGCGGGCCCGGGACCTGGTGCTCGCGACCGTCGAGCAGATGGCGCACCGCTACGCTGCGACGATCTTCGCGCATCGCCATATCCTGCGGATCGACCGGCTGCGCCATGAACTGGTGATGCGGGAAGGCCGGTACGGGTACGGACAGCTCGTGCTCGCGACCGGCGCGGCGCCGCTGCGCCAGCCCGGGCTGCGGGGAACGGCGGCGTCGCAGGCGCTGACACTGGGAAGCCTCGCCGACTATGCCTATCTGCGCAGTGAACTGGCCGGACGAAGCCGCGTCGTCGTGCTCGGCGGAAGCCTTGCCGGCTGCGAACTGGCCGACAACCTTGCGCGTTCCGGCTGTCACGTGACGCTCCTCGAACCCGCGAACCAGCTGCTCGCGGAAACGTTGCCGACGCTCAGCGCCGAACGCGTCGCGCAGGCGCTGCAGGCTGCGGGAGTACAGGTGATGACCGAGGACGGCATCCAGCGCATCGATCAGGGTCCGGACGAGTTGGAGCTGACGACGCTTGCAGGCGTGCGGTTCTCGACGGACCTGATGGTGTTGGCGCGCGGCGCGGCTCCCCGGACGGAACTTGCACGCGACGCGGGACTCGCCGTGGCGCGCGGAATCGTCGTCGATCATGCATTGAGCACCGCCGATCCGGACATTTTTGCGCTGGGCGAATGTGCCGAGATGGACGGCCGCCTGTTCAGGCTTGCGGAAGATATCGAAGCCGGCGCCCAGGTGCTCGCCGAGGTGCTGTGCGGGAGAAAGCGGCGCATGCGGTGGCAGGCGCGGCTACGACGCCTGCAGATGGAGAGTTGCCCGGTGATCGTCTGCGAACCGCCGCCGCTCGCCGGGGAATGGCACGAGGCGGCGACGCAGCGCGGCGTCAGGGCAGTGTTCCGCGACCGCCGCGGAGCGCTGCGGGGATTCGCGCTGCTCGGCGACCAGGTCGCCGCAGCCGAGCGCCTGCTCGGCGAGCTCGGCCGCTGA
- a CDS encoding hydrogen peroxide-inducible genes activator — protein MTLTDLRYLIALARERHFGRAAEKCHVSQPTLSVAIKKIEEELGVQLFERSATEVKITATGRRIVSQAEKVLLEAAQIPEIASAGRDPLAGPLRLGVIFTIGPYLLPRLIPRVHRLAPRMPLIIQENYTARLAEALKRGELDVVILSLPFAEPGIVAQPVYDEPFRVLMPAAHPWHGQERIDPDMLAEEQLLLLGAGNCFRDQVLEVCPHCRNVSGLQRTLEGSSLETIRHMVATGLGVTVLPSSAADELPAQNPLVAVRPFAAPEPSRRVALAWRVTYPRSGAIDVLRTAILESALPGVRPIGRVTTVETAEAP, from the coding sequence ATGACCCTAACCGACCTGCGATACCTCATAGCGCTTGCCCGTGAACGTCACTTCGGCCGCGCGGCCGAGAAGTGCCATGTCAGCCAGCCGACGCTGTCGGTTGCAATCAAGAAAATCGAAGAGGAACTCGGCGTACAACTGTTCGAGCGCAGTGCGACCGAAGTGAAGATCACCGCGACCGGACGCCGCATCGTCTCGCAGGCCGAGAAAGTGCTGCTGGAGGCGGCCCAGATCCCGGAGATCGCCTCGGCCGGCAGGGATCCGCTGGCGGGGCCGTTGCGGCTCGGGGTCATCTTCACGATCGGGCCTTATCTGTTGCCGCGCCTGATCCCGCGCGTGCATCGACTCGCGCCGCGGATGCCACTGATCATCCAGGAAAACTACACGGCCCGCCTCGCCGAGGCGCTCAAGCGCGGCGAACTGGACGTCGTGATCCTGTCACTGCCGTTCGCCGAGCCCGGGATCGTCGCCCAGCCGGTCTACGATGAGCCGTTCCGTGTCCTGATGCCGGCTGCGCATCCGTGGCACGGCCAGGAGCGGATCGACCCCGACATGCTCGCCGAAGAGCAGCTGCTGCTGCTCGGCGCCGGCAACTGCTTCCGCGACCAGGTGCTCGAAGTGTGCCCGCACTGCCGCAACGTCAGCGGCCTGCAGCGCACGCTCGAGGGCAGCTCGCTGGAGACGATCCGCCACATGGTCGCGACCGGCCTCGGCGTGACGGTGTTGCCGAGCTCGGCAGCCGACGAACTCCCCGCGCAGAATCCGCTCGTCGCGGTCCGTCCGTTCGCGGCGCCAGAGCCTTCACGGCGCGTCGCGCTGGCGTGGCGCGTGACGTACCCGCGCAGCGGCGCGATCGACGTGTTGCGCACCGCGATCCTCGAAAGCGCGCTGCCCGGGGTCCGGCCGATCGGCCGGGTCACGACGGTCGAGACGGCGGAAGCGCCATGA
- a CDS encoding DegQ family serine endoprotease → MRNHPFSRPFVVALAAIVPAAIGLLPSPQAFAAAESVAPLVAPNSLGLPDFGDLVERVGPAVVNISVVQERAAPEAGALAEDPFYDFLRRFGVPLPGMPGMPGNGSRGPQISRGIGSGFIVSADGYVLTNAHVVGAGEDGVESEVTVRLIDKREFKAKVVGTDPRTDIALLKIDASGLPVVRTGNADKARVGEWVVAVGSPFGFDNTVTAGIISAKARRLPDENYVPFIQTDVAINPGNSGGPLFNLTGEVIGINSQIYSRSGGFMGISFAIPIDVALNVKDQIIKYGRVQRGKLGVTIQGMTRELAQSFGLAEPKGALVSNVEPGGAADKAGIKAGDVVLGVNGTKIEESGDLPRIIGDKRPGSEVKLELWRDGRTRTVTATLGEMRGEAVAEGRGEPGGPQGEDAGGKIGLVIRPLTAEEAALLGVRGGIVIERAAGPAQRAGLQRGDVILALNNQPVSDIASFRALIEKAGDRFALLIQRGGARIFVPMRVN, encoded by the coding sequence ATGAGAAACCATCCGTTCAGCCGCCCGTTCGTCGTCGCCCTTGCCGCCATTGTGCCGGCCGCAATCGGCCTGCTCCCATCCCCGCAGGCGTTCGCCGCCGCGGAATCCGTGGCTCCGCTGGTCGCGCCAAACTCCCTCGGCCTGCCCGATTTCGGCGACCTCGTCGAGCGCGTCGGCCCGGCGGTCGTCAACATCAGTGTCGTGCAGGAACGGGCTGCGCCGGAAGCCGGAGCGCTTGCCGAAGACCCGTTCTACGACTTCCTCCGCCGCTTCGGCGTGCCGTTGCCCGGCATGCCCGGGATGCCGGGCAACGGCAGCCGCGGCCCGCAGATCAGCCGCGGCATCGGCTCGGGTTTCATCGTCAGTGCCGACGGCTACGTGCTGACCAATGCGCACGTCGTCGGCGCGGGTGAGGACGGAGTCGAATCGGAAGTGACCGTGCGGCTCATCGACAAGCGCGAATTCAAGGCGAAAGTGGTCGGCACCGATCCGCGCACCGACATCGCGCTGCTCAAGATCGATGCGAGCGGCCTGCCGGTGGTGCGCACCGGCAACGCGGACAAGGCACGCGTCGGCGAATGGGTGGTGGCGGTCGGTTCGCCGTTCGGCTTCGACAACACCGTGACGGCCGGCATCATCTCGGCGAAGGCGCGGCGCCTGCCGGACGAGAACTACGTGCCGTTCATCCAGACCGACGTCGCGATCAACCCCGGCAACTCGGGCGGCCCGCTGTTCAACCTCACCGGCGAAGTGATCGGCATCAACTCGCAGATCTACTCGCGCTCGGGCGGCTTCATGGGCATCTCGTTCGCGATCCCGATCGATGTCGCGCTGAACGTCAAGGACCAGATCATCAAGTACGGTCGCGTGCAGCGCGGCAAGCTCGGCGTCACGATCCAGGGCATGACGCGTGAGCTGGCACAGTCGTTCGGACTTGCCGAACCGAAAGGCGCCCTGGTCTCGAACGTCGAACCGGGCGGCGCCGCGGACAAGGCCGGCATCAAGGCCGGCGACGTCGTGCTCGGCGTCAACGGCACGAAGATCGAAGAGTCGGGCGATCTGCCGCGCATCATCGGCGACAAGCGTCCCGGCAGCGAGGTGAAGCTCGAACTGTGGCGCGACGGCCGCACCCGCACGGTGACGGCGACGCTCGGCGAGATGCGCGGCGAAGCGGTCGCGGAAGGCCGCGGCGAGCCGGGCGGTCCGCAGGGCGAAGACGCCGGTGGCAAAATCGGCCTCGTCATTCGCCCGCTGACTGCGGAAGAAGCAGCACTGCTGGGCGTGCGCGGCGGCATCGTCATCGAGCGCGCGGCCGGTCCGGCGCAACGCGCCGGCCTGCAGCGCGGCGACGTCATACTCGCACTGAACAACCAGCCGGTGTCGGACATCGCCTCGTTCCGCGCACTGATCGAAAAAGCCGGCGACCGCTTCGCGCTGCTGATCCAGCGCGGCGGTGCGCGCATCTTCGTGCCGATGCGCGTCAACTAG